The nucleotide window ATAGAAGTTCAATGCGGATGACAAGATACctctataaaagaaaatttaatctcAACTAGATAAAGTAAATTTACCTGTCCCCCTCTCCATAATCACGTCTATCGCGATCATCATGTTCACGGCGATCAGAATCCATTCGTCCCGTGTTGTAATTTGTATTGGCATTGTTACTGCTGTTGCTGTTGCCGCTGCGATAGTTGGCAGCAGGCTTTGCAGCGTTGCTCTGTCTGTTGTGCTCTGCTAATCTTTgtcagaaatataatatttagatcaAAAATTTACACAACATTTCGGtctataattttagtattgatTGCTTATAATTTCGCCACTCGCCTATAGTGAAAGCattcaacaaatataaattgcttGTTCATAACACATATAAATTGTTATCATAAGGACAGCGCAAGCAtagattaaaattagttttatttattaatcaatatattttgttttatatcaaattatgtgATGTGAAAAGCATGAGTTTTCACCATAGGACGATTAACAGAACGTGGAACAGATTTAAATTGATGTAGTCATAAAATAAGTTATGTctcttgttattataatattattgtcagTTGTTAGGTTACCAATGTAAGcataacaaaaaacaaagacaatataaatagacaataatattttaatattatttaactccCTGAAACAATAAAGCAAAAATTAGTTATtgtgaaaactttttttataatatgtaaaataaactagTTTTTATACATTAGTAACAgcattaattgattaattgattattaacaataaaattggtagtttaatatttttattttctattcaaaGATGATGCAGTGTCAATGTCAAGTATCATTTAAATACCTACTTCTGCTCAATTTGCTTCTGAATAGGCACAGGTATTCTTGGAAACAGTGTGCTGAACCAGTCTAATTTGATGAGCATTTGTCGTACAATGGCACCCATGGTTGTGGAGCCTCCACCACCGGCACGTGGGTCCACTTCTTCTTCATCATCTAAGTAGTCTGCATACCAGTCAAAGAGGTCTGCTGGAGGCTGAGTATACCGAATATACATAAATCCTGATGACAATAACAACAGTTGAAGTGACaggatttacattaaaattatatatatgaaaatatgtataGGATAGAGATTTAATAAGAATTACTTTTGTATGATGTATTAAAACACCTGGGACCTtaagaataaatgattattaagcTGCAACTGGTTAAAGTCCTTaggtactttttttaattcatttaataccTACTAACAGAAATAGTGGGActgcattttattaaaacttatcatTGGAATAGATCATGAACATGGTTCAGGCAGGCAGTTTGGACACTAAGCACTACACCAATATCAATgatgtacaattaaattcatAGGCATGGTCAAACAACATTAGTAGTgacaattaaatgttttttctcATCATACCTACCAAGTGCTCTGATGTATGGAGAATCGGTGTGTTGCAGCAAGCCATTAACCTGTTTTCGTGTCAGCCTCAGAGTATATAGCTTGTACAGCAAGCAAAATGCAGTCGACACAATGCCACCCGCACCAACACCTCTAACctataataaatagcaaataattataactatattttttttagctaaAATTGCTACGTTTTCCAGAAGTTACTGATAAATAATTGAAGTTtgtctatattaaattaatttttaaaagaatagttTTTTCAAGTTAATCACTGATTTAATAACATACTCACGCCGCCACACATGCCAGTTTGTCCCGCCGTCTTGCGACTTCCGCGCTCCCACGGCTCCAAATGCTTTACTTGATAGTAGATCTCATCAACAACTTCATGATATGTCTTCAACTTGAACAGATGCACTGGAGACAATACCGTACTTTAATTTAATGTCTAACATAATTACAATAACCACGGCGATGTAAAAGGAAAGAAAGGATGTAAATTCAGGAAATGATTGTGATCCATACTCCTTGGTGTTGTTTTGTTTGCTTACCTACCTTTGAAGTAGCTAGAACCTTGAATATTCGCTAATATTAAAGGGTTCAGATTCATAGTTTGTTCATTACCCCATATTGGTAATACGTTATGCTGCTTGCTTGTCTTTACAGGTTTCTGTTGATTGTATTCtgaaaatacaaaatgataaaaaaaaattgtcgtcTAACACTAACGAAAGTTCAAGACAAAACATACCTTCGACTTCAGACATTTTAACAATAACTAAATAACTAATACTTATCGtataaaataagaagaaaaCTATGTTATTATTGAAAGCGCTATGGAAAGCTTTATATTGTTTTGCCTCCAAAAGAATCCAACCAAGTTACGTTTAACGTGCAACAAATAGCTATCATGACGTGCATAGTGAATGACGATTTATTATCAGTGTTACCatatttttaccaaaaaaattGCTATTCTACTCAAAACCTACCATTCcatcaataaatatacataataactcataaaatattatgtatgcaactcattctttgttattttaaatatgattaattaatgaTCTAATCACGAACTAACGAGTGATCGCCATTTATCCCGATTTGTGATGAACCCATGTAAATGATCAGTCCATCGTATGGGCGTCCTTCCATGTGGTCTGGTGCCTACCTTGCCTTGAACGACAAGGcttgtataaatgtaaatatgcgTTTTTTAATCAGCGCCGAAATAAATatcatagtattattataaggatttttttgtttgattacaatctaaacaaaatttatttagtaagaTAAGCCATTATGTTAATACAGATTgttgtatgttaatattataaatttaatatttttcataaaattcaaaatagattctatatttaaaaattgatcatAGCTAATGAAAAATTTCAGCCTTATCTTATTCAACTTATTCCTTCGACTTATTGTAAAGTCTATAAAGTAAAGGAGGTAATACACTTGCCTGAAAAATGGAGCAGGCGCCTGGATTCAAGTCGTACCATATTTTGCATGCCTATCACGTTCTACTGTTTTTAGTTTTCGCAATAGATAGTCGAAGTGAAATCAATAATATCATATGACATATCTATGTGGCTAAATTAtggagaaaataaatattatcgtaTTCTCTTACAAAACTGTTTTGTCATAACACTTTCGTAACATGATGATGAAAAtcattaaagaaaacaaaaacaacgAAAAACGTGCACTACCGGCAATTGGTTATCTACTGATAATTATTGGTATGCTCGCTATGTTTTGCTTGGTTCTGCAATCAGTTAACATATGCATATAAAAGAAACTGGCACGTACCTTGCATGCAACCTAACAAGCTGCAGGCGTGTGTATTTccgcatttaaattataaaaaataatcgtatCGATATTTGTTCACCTACGTTTTTTCAATTTTCTCAGGCTAAACTTTATAGTAAAAAATCAAACTCTGTATTAGGAACATATGAACAAAACAAATGACTGCACATACATTGGAGGCATTGTATTAAGGGGCTTTGATTTCTACAATGAACTGTCATCTACTTCAAAATGTGTGCTATTTCTACAGCAGACGTTGCGTTTGCATCTACTAGAAGTTCAGTGacccataatatttatattattaggcaTAACATTCCGAGGGCAGTCAATTCGTTAGAAGTTAGGATTGCTGCACGCAAATAGTACATTAAAGCTGTTGAGAGCtaaaaggtttttaataaatctaatataatacaaaattgagctgaaagcacatgaaacttagaaatatttaaacaaaagaaattatacttatatataactataatgtaGGTAGTGAGAGACAATTATTTAaaccatattattttttatttacatatacttaTCAATACATCAATGTTACTTATAAAGAACCTTACAACTATTTAtgttactgataatataattccaAATTCATGCCATCGTGTATTTCATCTGAAAATTGTGCTCAGAAAATTAAAGtcagctttttatatataattaatagtttataaagaaaaatctgTTGAAATGTTACTTTGATGGATGGATACTGTTGCatgttaataattatgatttttcaGTTGTTTGTTAGTATTTCACCCTTTTGGGGTAATAGTAATGGTGGTCCTGTTATGATTAGTCATGGTTTAGCATTActgatcatttaaaattaaatgaaaaatatttattataacattctaTTTATGGATATGTAAGTTTTCTATATTGTTTTGACACAAAAAAGGCTTGACTTAACCCAGAATTTCCAGAGATTACATTTTCAACACCAAAAAATAATCACTCCCAATAAGCCCCAATGGTTAAGAACTACTGTGTAAGcgttgctaatattataaatgtgaaagtgagttgaTTTGTTTGTAGCTTTCACCTCTTTAACTACAAACATCATGAACTTTTGCGTACACATTATTCAGGgtatagaaaacaaaaaaaagtactaaCCACCTCctccattataaaataaaacagcatTCCCTAAAAATTGTAGATATTGCAGACAAAAACTAATATCTAACACATAAGAATATTACAAAGTAtgtttaagccgagatggcccagtgataagaaagCATGAATCTCAACcaatgatcgcgggttcaaacccaggcaagcaccactgaattttcatatgcttaatctatgattataattcatctcaagctttacggtgaaggaaaacatcgtaaggaaacctgcatgtgtctaatttcactgaaattctgccacatatgtaggaataagctcaaaaccttctcctcaaaaaaggagcggaggccttagcccagcagtgggacattcacatacTGTTACTGTGTATGTTTaagtctataaaaaatatatatatatttagcttaACTGATAGATTCTTAACCACTGGCATTGTTTTTAACATTCTAAAATATgtcagttaataaaaaaaggtttcacTGTAACAATAACAAAAGATTGAGACTGCATGAATTGTTATGGGAGATAAGTAGGTAgcatcttaataattattgtttatttgaatgTCGTAAAATTGCatagataaaatattctataggatcatattatttatttttcgttttcaCTTATGTTTCACAATGCATCACTTCCACCAGTATAAAAGTTAGCCTTTAAAatgataagttttaaaaatttacatttaataaattataaaaatagcatagcatataatcataaaaaataaaaaggatacaATCTGAGAGTTTAATGTGGTCCTTGAAAACTGTATACCACTTCTTCAACACAATTTTATCATATCTGGTGCCCGTTTGTGCCGCTATAAGTTTTTTCAAATCGCCTACGGTGTCATCGGGGTTACATTTCACTCTTACTTTTTTGCCTAGACGATCGTTACATGTAACTTCCaacattttctaaaataaatttaggttatatatattcaatgcacaataatattgtatttaggcAATCGTaatggttttaataaataagatatatgaTTTtacatattgaattatataaaaagaacaaatactAACTTTATAACTGTTTTcaactatttattgttttcttctTTAATGAttcgataataaataaactgaacGCCAATGTCACTTCCAAAAAGCTTAAAACTTTATAGTTTATACTTACTTAGTAGGTAGGTACCTACATAGGTATTTCAAATATGAAAACCATAGACCATATTAATAAAGAGGGCAAATGGTGGCTGAAAGTATTAAAATGGGTTGGATTATagtaaaaccaaaaaaaatgataaaacaacTATTTCCTCGTATGTCAAAAGCAAAAAAATCAAGCAAAAAAGGAATTCTCTAGTAAATTaatgagtaaataataattgctatataaaaaaaacacaaatttatcAATGTCATTGTCAATGTGACACAAGTTACGGGATACAgcttcttaaataaaaacatccgcctaaagttactttttaaataaaatttaatatcaagttAAGAAATAATAccttctttattcaatataagctcatttttaattatatattaagtaaaacgtTAAAGTTACGTAAATCactttgatttataaatttattgtaaataatgttgCTTACACGAACAGGAAGTGTATCCAACTGTCCACACGTCATTCGAAGATCGACGACGAGTACAATACAACGACAGTGAAATTTCTTATTGATGATAGTGTAGTGATTTTGTGGTGAAAAATGCAAATTCCTAATGAATATGTTTCAACTGCTGAGGATGTAGCAGATcaggtaaattaatttttagaaatattttgtattcatcgtttcaatttaaacttaaaaataaatatatacatgtacttTAGATAGGTTTTGTCACGTCACCGGACTTATACTCTTGTTGGCAAGGCatgtagtaataattataattgcttcttttaaaaataagaattcttCGTATTACTAAAAGATTCATTATAGAGATATACTCTAAGTTTTTCTTCAAGAGTCAATTGTAAGTTTTGAAATCATGGTAATCCTTTAATCAATcacattaacaaaaattaaatgaataaatgtttctaaaattaatacaatttaagttAAGATTATGTTATAAGAAACATATGTACTCactatttcacttaaaatagattttgtatattttaaatataaatatgtatggtTGGAGCTGATATAGATATTTTGCCATttacatttttctatttaataatttaaaaaatagggcATAGACGCAAACTATGTTCATATTTTCCTTTCACTTTTGTTTTCACTTATATAATTACACTAAGACATTTTCTGGATATTAACAAAATCCTATATGTACTGTGTTTAGTAATTTGAAATATCAAATTACTAAACACAGTACTAACTACTGTCTTTTGtttgaagttaattttatatataaatttataactgaTTGTTACATCTTTTctctcttaataaaaataaaagccatttaaaaaagatacataattattatgataaaattacttttaattaaaagtgtTAGTATAACGTGAAACAATTTAGATTACTAAATCAAAtcttgtgtaaataaattaaagttattctaCTCCTAAAATAGTCAATGCATTTACTGATAACAAATTCAATTCTATTGTTTAACATATGGTGTgttctgtttattatttaatcatcaatatttttatacaggtGATTAGAAAAGGCAAGAATGTGCTGCCGACAGTTGCGAGATTATGTCTCATATCAACATTTCTGGAAGATGGTCTCAGAATGTGGTTCCAGTGGTCCGAACAGAGAGATTACATGGACATGTCCTGGAACTGTGGAAAGTTCCTTGCTACAATATTTGTGGTGAGTTTGTTATagaatttttatatcttataataagcctatttaaaaaaacaagattttataaaactgatatattctactgtttcattttaaataaaatattagatgaATTTGAAGTAAGTTACTACTGGTTCAGAATGTAGTGTCTACTGGTTCAGATTACACCGAGAACAACCATcaagaaactcattagttaATCTTTTCTACCAATTAAAGTGCATCTCTATCTTTCATATAAGTAGATAATTCAGAATATTGTTACATGatacattttataagattagttataaatttattacaatactattataaacacagaattgttttattagtttttctcTACATTCATACTGATTATATGGAAGTAGAAAATTCACATCAATGCTTATATTTAACACAATGATATAAGTAATTATGATAATGCAGATGGACAGAAAATCGAGTTTAAATGTTTCAGGCTTAATAGCATATTGTGAAAAGTGTACTTAAACTTTTTATGgaatattgttaaatttcatttatatcaaCAAAAGGTATTTATAAGAATTGTTATTTTAGGTTGTGTATTTACATTATCCAAGCACTTGTGTTACTTGTTTCGGAGCATCTCAGCTTAGAAATGTGCAATTAGTAAACATGACAAGTACAAGACAGCTGATATTGATACCTATTGcatgatttgtatatattttgtttttttttttcatagtaagTATTTGACACATTACTTTGACATTCGCTACAGAAACTGCCTTCGTTTTACAAAAAGTGCTTTCTGGTCTATTTATAGTCTTGCATGAGACAAACATTTGGGTAGACTCCTTTCGGGTAGTTTTTACGTAGTAGGAGTACTTGCAGTTGTATCCACAATAtgtttatgtacaaaatatagataacaatttaaaaaaaaaatggactaCGCAAAGTCAAATGAATCTTCCCAACAATACAGAGACAAGGTTTTTGTTACAATGATCTAATTCAGATATTTTTACCTTtggctaataataatttgactcTTATGTTAACAATTATTCATAGATATCAACACAAAGCGAAAGTAATTAGTAATACAGAAAGtaattagatattaatttttaatttaattggagAAAAAGAGTAACCATTAAGCTTAGTGTCTATATTTCTCAATACGATCTAAACAGAACAGGTGTGAGCTATACAGTCACTTTAATCCtgtaatatatgattttataatattaatataattcaattaaaatcaaaacaaaattttaactatattcttcatctacattttaaaataacaagtaagcgatgtttaattgtatatattttgtaatataactgtttatataatcatttactatgattttattataagactgatttattaattaattgtatgtagTTGATATGTTACCACTAGTCTTCTTTATTCGAATtacattaagtaattaaatattcttctaACTTATTCAAtagattaacatattataaaaactatcgtAACCACTTTTAACAAATAACGAGTTAAAGTATATTTCCTTACCTCAGGAAAACGTTTGAagtaacttattaaataagCTTGCTATTATTACAATCGAGGTTTAGGTTGGATATATAAAACGATGCTCGCACGTAATTGCTTGTACTTGCAATATTTTTGCCGTCATAATAATTATCTTCATGATATGCCTAATGATGTTGTACCTAGGATAATATCGCAATTGAATATTTGTTTAGTAGTTGTTGCATAAATCTGGAACAtggtaacaaataaacatttatatattgttgacgagctggttggcgtggttggtagaacacttgcctttcacgccgaaggttgtgggttcgattcccacccaggacagacatttgtgtgcatgaacatgtctgtttgtcctgagtctgggtgtaattatctatataagtatgtatttacaaaagaaaaagtagtatatgtagtatatcagttgtctggtttccatagcacaagctttatacaagcttaatttgggatcagatggccgtgtgtgaaaaatgtcccaggatattatagatagatagatagatagatagtctttatttggatcacaccacacgtagaaaaaaataaataaaaaataaactaacttgcaaaaacatttacaaaaatatttacaaaaatatttacaaaaatatttacaaaaatattataaaaatattattattatattattattattattatttttacattaaaattaaacgcAGAGtcgtgttataaaatttacgatatattgcataataaatatacattgaaatttGTCGTGTattgtttaagtatttatttataaataacaaacaataaaaataactttatcttaaaaatgactcaatattataaaaattatataactaccGTGTCGCGGTTTAGCTACCTATCACCAGTTTTCGAAACGCTTACTTTATATTAGGCACTTAAATAATTTGACTACTCAGgatgactttcattttattttatagaataggtaggcggacgagcatatgggccacctgatggtaagtggtcaccaacacccataaacattggctttgtaagaaattttaaccatcgcttacaaccctgggaactaagatgttatgtccctcgtgcctgtaattacactggctcactcacccttcaaaccggaacacaacaataccaagtactgctgttttacggtagaatatctaatgagtgggtggtacctactcaaacgagtttgcacaaagccctaccgccagtaaaAAAATTTCAGTAAAAGGTTTCTTCCGCGGTTAATCCCGGATTTTTACTACATACATGTACTGTCCAAAGCGTCAtctcgtatttattattaaatatcttaattattaatgtgAAGGGTATAAagaaatcttttatattaaaaatctataacagatatattataaaatctaataaatgatTTGAATTCCTCACCTACTGACCTATTTTATCACTAGCCTGAGTTCACAAATTGCCTTATCTGTGTATTTACACTTTACACAGTTATTCTGTATCAAACAATTCTGCTAATTTATGACGGCTTCTATCAGGCCCGGACTTAGAAATCAATGGCCCATAgacactttgacatttgaggaCCCCCCATTCTGGagcggttagagtaaaattgtattatttatagctGGACAGGGCTCCTCGGCaccgtcacggtagcatgcgaaaacgatcacgtggcgctcctcgttaagacggaaagggtgccgatggttttttagtgggtattccgatgtttgagGCGCACTctgcgccttggacaccggcgagtcccacataccccccccactgttcctgtgggggaaacgcgtaacgcgtttttccagcgttaaaaaaaaggctcCTCGTCAGAGCCCCTAAGCCGGTGCCGTAGACATAAATCGGGGATTGGCTACCATACGTTGCTGATTCTATTcctcacaaaaataaatttcatatgaatCGTAACTGGGGTCTGGGAGTCAATTTTACTTTAGAAAGGTTACGATactattccgatccaactttgccTGAAACGCAACTAGATCGTTCTGTTGGTAGAAACGGTTAAACgacaacgattacgtttcgattcgttTGTATGAACATATctgaaaagaataataatagtaatacaattaccattaaaaaatattttcagaagTTTTGTTTATACGTgttaatcatttaatttgaGTAAGATTGATGTCACAAATATTTGTAACttgagtattttaaaaaaaaagtgaaaccGAAGTTACAAAATTTCTCATGAATTTATCTTGCACCATTGTTTTCACAACGTGTTACTGAAGTAGGCTTTATTCAATCGCAAATGTGATCACACTATTCAAGTTGCTTACAAAAtaacttaactttaaatttgttattatatgaataatatttctttaaataaatttcactagTTTTGACTCTGGGTTTCCATGAACATAACCAAGAAGAAGCAGTACTGTTTACGGTCCCGACAAGGGAACCCCACTGCCTACCCAAATAAAAcaatctataattattaaagcgaAAATAAAGATtcttttaattagttaatacCCAAATTAACTTAGAAAATATTCTGTTCTTTTACGCGCCTGAGTAATATCCTGGTTATCTTGTGGTAAAAACCCCGTGTCACTTTTATGCCCGTAAACTGATCCctatgcaaaaaaaaatcatgtcggTCGGTTTTTCGATCAACAGTTGACCCGACCTTTGCTGCGTGAAAGAATGAGAAATCCACAAAACGTACTTTcatgtatacatgtatattgtaatgttgtttattatttaaatacatttttaaataattttacccaAAATTACCGTttctaaaatagaaaattaaatatgaacagTCATCGcgcttacttacaaataaattaaaccaaaagTAACCAGCGATAGGCActacaaaacataattaatattatatactttgtgAGACCTAGAGTAGAGGTCTCTTAAACTCGCCTACTCAACTGATCTAGAAAGAAGTGAAAGTTTACTGTCCTTTCGATTAAAGAAGTGGGCCACGTCTGGTTGGCACCTTAACGAAACTTAACATtgcaacaatatatatatatataatctatattattatataaaacttgtaattttttttttttttatagaataggaaggcgggacgagcatatgggccacctgatggtaagtggtcaccaacgctcttagacattagcattgtaagaaatgtcaaccatcgcttacatatccaatgcgccaccaaccttgggaactaagattttatgtcccttgtgcctgtaattacactggctcactcacccttcaaaccggaacacaacaatatcaagtattgctgttttgcggtagaatatctgatgagtgggtggtacctacccagacgagcttgcacaaagccctaccaccagtgaatattattatataaaatgctgCAGCGTTTGCGTCTTCCGAATCGGTCAGAGCAGAGTATTTACGCTTTTTCTTGCTGTGTTTTAACAATACGCCGACTACAAAAAATGTTCTAAAGATATTATGACGTATGAAGATGGTGACGATGACATGTTGATTTCGTATTATCAGTTTACTAATTAGtgctatatttataagaattaacGATACGGAACagttctttaaattttataaactgataaatttgttaataaaaattatagtctGACCAGttttactggtagggctttatgcaagcttaTTTGGGTAGGGtgggtactcatcagatattctaccgaacaACAAcgttacttgatattgttgtgttccggtttgaagtgtgagtgagccagtgtaattacagacacatggGACGTAACACCTTGGTTCCCAgggttgtaagcgatggttacaatgccaatgcccatgtgctcgtccgccttcttattctatgaaataaaataaaagtcatcctgagtaatcaaattatttaagtacctgatatataatatgtagatgataaaaaagcgaGAAGTGAGTATTCGTTAAGTTTCACACAGGAtacatgatataatttaattgtatttaattaacatatctaCGTAAACTGGttaaaactttacatttaattgaattgcAACGCTTCGATAAAAAGTTGTTTATTAGAGCCTACTCAAATATGGTATaatc belongs to Nymphalis io chromosome 2, ilAglIoxx1.1, whole genome shotgun sequence and includes:
- the LOC126777535 gene encoding pre-mRNA-splicing factor 38B-like isoform X1, which gives rise to MSEVEEYNQQKPVKTSKQHNVLPIWGNEQTMNLNPLILANIQGSSYFKVHLFKLKTYHEVVDEIYYQVKHLEPWERGSRKTAGQTGMCGGVRGVGAGGIVSTAFCLLYKLYTLRLTRKQVNGLLQHTDSPYIRALGFMYIRYTQPPADLFDWYADYLDDEEEVDPRAGGGGSTTMGAIVRQMLIKLDWFSTLFPRIPVPIQKQIEQKLAEHNRQSNAAKPAANYRSGNSNSSNNANTNYNTGRMDSDRREHDDRDRRDYGEGDRHAKDRPPRRDERERERDRDRDRERDRDKRDRERDHNRDRHRERSRSRDRYQDKSRDRHRQRSRSRDRRYR
- the LOC126777535 gene encoding pre-mRNA-splicing factor 38B-like isoform X2, with translation MSEVEEYNQQKPVKTSKQHNVLPIWGNEQTMNLNPLILANIQGSSYFKVHLFKLKTYHEVVDEIYYQVKHLEPWERGSRKTAGQTGMCGGVRGVGAGGIVSTAFCLLYKLYTLRLTRKQVNGLLQHTDSPYIRALGFMYIRYTQPPADLFDWYADYLDDEEEVDPRAGGGGSTTMGAIVRQMLIKLDWFSTLFPRIPVPIQKQIEQK
- the LOC126777814 gene encoding ubiquitin-like protein 5 translates to MLEVTCNDRLGKKVRVKCNPDDTVGDLKKLIAAQTGTRYDKIVLKKWYTVFKDHIKLSDYEIHDGMNLELYYQ